In the Agelaius phoeniceus isolate bAgePho1 chromosome 11, bAgePho1.hap1, whole genome shotgun sequence genome, one interval contains:
- the LMCD1 gene encoding LIM and cysteine-rich domains protein 1 produces the protein MSGSQPQVGRGAPCLRCRGLCTGFEPHSWRKICKSCKCSQEEHGPSSELDDDRKIGRLLSGSRHASLTARLKGGDGARVYKRNRMIVTNPNISGKDPTFDTITYEWAPPGLTQKLAMQYMELVPKELQPVAGTEGAWQRRRRLARQLPLHDQDPAQCRGLAEGEQQLMHDFVTRYKAEALGVGEVALPGQGGGRKEEEKAQEKAQEKAQEKAQQKSIDPSTAPESPNGALESTAGHYRCESCQQPLPGDCPVVYAERAGYSRQWHPGCFVCCRCTEPLVDLIYFWKSGAAWCGRHYCESLRPRCAGCDEIIFSDDYQQVEGLAWHHKHFACLECETLLTGKPFTLANTSLLCSTCSQSRA, from the exons ATGTCGGGGAGCCAGCCGCAGGTGGGAAGAGGCGCGCCCTGCCTGCGCTGCCGAGGGCTGTGCACGGGCTTCGAGCCACACTCCTGGAG GAAGATCTGCAAGTCGTGCAAGTGCAGCCAGGAGGAGCACGGGCCGAGCTCGGAGCTGGACGATGACCGCAAGATCGGGCGGCTGCTCTCGGGCTCCCGGCACGCCTCGCTCACCGCGCGCCTCAAGGGCGGCGACGGCGCCCGCGTCTACAAGAGGAACCGCATGATCGTCACCAACCCCAACATCTCGGGCAAGGACCCCACCTTCGACACCATCACCTACGAGTGGGCTCCCCCCGGGCTCACCCAGAAGCTG GCCATGCAGTACATGGAGCTGGTCcccaaggagctgcagcccGTGGCAGGCACGGAGGGCGCctggcagcggcggcggcgttTGGCGCGGCAGCTGCCGCTGCACGACCAGGACCCCGCGCAGTGCCGCGGCCTCGCCGAGGGCGAGCAGCAGCTCATGCACGACTTCGTGACGAGGTACAAGGCCGAGGCCCTGGGCGTCGGGGAGGTGGCGCTGCCAGGCCAGGGCGGCGGccggaaggaggaggagaaggcccAGGAGAAGGCCCAGGAGAAGGCCCAGGAGAAGGCCCAGCAGAAGAGCATCGaccccagcacggcccccgAGTCACCCAACGGGGCCCTGGAGAGCACGGCCGGGCACTAC CGCTGCGAGTCGTGCCAGCAGCCGCTGCCCGGGGACTGCCCCGTGGTGTACGCCGAGCGCGCCGGCTACTCCCGCCAGTGGCACCCCGGCTGCTTCGTGTGCTGCCGCTGCACCGAGCCCCTCGTCGACCTCATCTACTTCTGGAAGAGCGGGGCCGCCTGGTGTGGGCGCCACTACTgcgagagcctccggccccgctGCGCCGGCTGCGACGAG ATCATCTTCTCGGACGACTACCAGCAGGTGGAAGGGCTGGCCTGGCACCACAAGCACTTTGCCTGCCTGGAGTGTGAGACGCTGCTGACGGGCAAACCCTTCACCCTGGCCAACACCAGcctgctgtgcagcacctgcagccagagcagggcctga